The segment ATATATGTGAGCGAAATAAGGTAAGCAAAATCAAACACCTCACATATAAATCACATGAAAAACGCTTAATCAAGAAAGAACAAGTAGTCTCATGAAAGGATGCCAAAAATATTCATACCACACCTTTTTCTTCTCAGTCATATCAATATCTGAACTAAACAATCTTCAAGATCAAATAAGAACTTTATTAGGATGTAATGTAAGGTAAAAGCAAAgggaatgaaataaaaatgggtGAAGGTAAATAATAAGAAGTGTTTTCAAGATTTGTCGGAATGTCAGCTCTTTTTGGAATTTctattcaacaattttttttttttttaaactcttcttcttcaaagcaGTACTCCTTCCTTACATTTCACTTCTCAAAATTTGATGAgaaccctttttattttcttcttttttgacactttttttttttttttgaatttgatttcttCTTTGAATTCTCACACAAACCACCACATTGAAACAAACTGATCAAATTCCATCTTGAAACACTATGGATAAGGGATTTAAGAAAGAAAGGCTAATTAAAAGGCTCAACGGGGTGACTAGCGATaatgtatcaaaaaaagaaaaatacatatatgGCTCAAAGTAGACAAAAATGGCCTAATCTCATCTCTCAAAGACTAGTATAGTTCATTCAACATCAATGACTTCAAAAGATTCAAGTGTGgcataaaatcatttttttttcttggccaaaagaaagaacaatgaGACTACAACAAGGGAAACATGTTACGTACTTCCAAATGAACTTTAAGATTAGAAACAATAAATAACCCTCCAAAAATAATGATTGGCTCAAAACTCACAGGGGTTATAGTCTCCACATTGTTATCATCAAGATTTTCTAATCATTTTTATCCTTCAACAAGAAGTTGTGTTTGAGTGGCTACGTGCATGTGCAATGAATTGAGCATGAAAGCAGTGAAATTCTTTAAGCAAGAGTAGTATAATGAACTCACAACATAAACCTCAAGCTAggcaaaagtttttttttttttttaacacatctaaacaaaacaaaaccaaaagataGAAATCTATAAAAATCCCCCCCAAACCTAAACCAAACATTGTCCTCAATGTTAAAAATGATACTCTCAAATATATGTCTTGAAtgaaaagagaacaaaatatGAATATGCAACATAAGAAAATCAAGTAGGAAAAGTAAGGTAAGGAGAAAGAGGAGACGTACCTTGATCAAGCtgattgttataaattttaatttctgtcAAATATCAGctagaacaaaagaaaataaaatgaaacaagaaaataaacacaaagattaatctaaaatcaaaaaataaacaagaatttttttttttttttttttttttgcaaaaagatTTAACACAACTGGAGATCAATCCTGATAAATAGGACCATCCAAACCTCAACAACACCATGGAGATAAATAATGCATATTATGAATGGACTAGTCCAATGATATTGTAACTTACCTGGGTCAAAAACATGTTGAGAAGCTTTTGTAGTGTCTTCCAAGTGAATTCTTTGCATAACCATAGAAGCACTAATACCCTTAATATCAGCAATTCTCCAACTTATAGCTTCCTTATACTCTTGAAGTATACTTATCAATTGGTGTTCCCAAAAGTCATCTAACTTTAGTGGTTCTACAATAGATGGGAATGGGGATGAAGAAAGTGGGAAACGGACAACCTTTGGCTGCCAGCTATCAATACTTAAGAGAGGAACAAAATCCAACAATGCATTGACCTCCTCAATTGATTTTTCAGTATCCAAATTGCAATCAAAACGGGTTAAGCAAGCATTTGGGGGATCCTCACAACTTGATTGTAGGAAAGTATCATGGACTAGGCTCCCAATCATGTTAACCTCACATATATCCTCATTGTCTAGTACTTGCTTACTTATGTCAAAAATATTAAGCTTAACAGTCATATTCCCAAAAGAAATCTTCATCACACCACTCCGACAATTGATCAAAGCATTGGATGTGACTAAGAAAGGGCGACCCAAAATGACATGGATTTGTGTACTGGCATTTAGAGTAGGTTCAGTGTCTAACACAACAAAATCAACAGGAAAATAGAATGCATCCACCTTAATTAGCACATCCTCAACAATACCTCTAGGGATTTTCACAGACCTATCAGCTAATTGAAGTGTCATGGTTGTTGGTTTTAAATCCCCCAAACCTAGCTGTAAGTATACTGAATATGGCAATAAGTTCACACTTGCCCCCAAATCTAGCAAAGCTCGCTCAATGAGATGATCCCCAATCTTGCATGAAATTGTAGGAGATCCAGGGTCTTTACATTTCACTGgatatttattttgaatgatTGAACTGACTTGCTCGGTAAAAAATGCCTTTTTAGGGACATTTGTCTTTCTCTTCATTATCACAAGATCTTTTAGAAATTTGGCATAAGCAGGAACTTGCTAAATTGCATCAAGAAATGGAATGTTTATTTGCACTTGCataaaaacctctaaaatgtctCCAAATTGTACACTTTTCTGAGGACTGATTAACCTTTGAGGAAATAGAGCTTTAGGAACAAACCTCTTATCAAGGGGGGAATTAAGATCCTGAATTGGAGTGGTGGGTGGTTTGTCCTTCTTTTCTTCATGATCATCATGTGAACTATGAGttcctttttcctttaacacaatattttcatcatcCTCCACTTCTGGCATTTTCACTTGATTATCAACTTGCTTACCAGACCTAAGGGTAGTAATAGACTGAACATGTTCTTGTCCATGAGTAGAACTACAAGAACCATTGATGGCATATTGTCCTTTTGGGTTAGGTATAGGTTGACTAGGAAACTTTCCTTTTTCCCTCTCTCCAACTTGGGTTGCTAACTGGCCAACTTGATTTTCCAACTTTGAAATAGCTTGAGTATTCAAATGGGTGGAACTTTTCATCTCTTGAATGGCTTGGCTAGTTGATTGCATGAAAGTTTTGAGAGACTCCTCAAAAGATGGTTGTTGTCTTGGTGGTGCCATAAACTGAGGTGTTGATTGAGGAATGGGAGGATATGCTTGAGTAGGTGGACGAAATTGACTTTGTTGATGCACTTGTTGTCCACCTACATTTATGGGAGGCTGATTTTGCCTCCATGAGAAATTAGGATGGTTCCTCCAATTTGGATTGTATGTCTCTAAAAATGGACTAGCAAATGGTTTTCCATAATTATTCAATGCATTTGCTTGCTCAGTATAAAAATCAGGGTACCCAGCTACAGAAGGACACATTTGTGTTATATGCATAGGACTTGCACAAATAGAGCATGTTTCACTTTGAACTTGATTGACAGAATTCATCCCTTTACCTAAAGCTAAAGCCTCAACCTTACGAGTGAGATTGTCCAACCTAGCTTTTATATCTAAATCTTCACTGACTTCATACAATCCTCCTTTCTTAATTGTAGGGGCACATCTCTCTTTATGGTTGGAAAAATCCCATTGTTGTGAACTTTCAGAaaaattctcaagaaatttGTATGCCTCATCATCTACAAGACTCAAAAATCCACCACCATTCATGGACTCAATCATGTTACGATTTGTCTGAGTCAaaccattataaaaatattgtactaGTCTCCATGTTTCAAAACCATGATGGGGACACTTTAAGATCAAGTCCTTAAATCTCTCCCAACTctcataaaatttcttttattcatCTTGATAAAAATCTGCAATTTCTCTCCTCAAAGCATTGGTCTTGGCCATTGGGAACAATTTAGAGAGGAATTTTGTGACCAACAGTTCCCATGAAGAGATAGATCCAGGTGACAAAGAATTAAGCCATGCTTTTGCCTTATCCTTCaaggaaaaagggaataaaCGCAAGCGAACAGAGTCATCagtgaaattttgaaacttacaaGTAGCACAAATCTCAAGAAAATCCTTCACATGCATATAAGGATCTTCTCTATCCAATCCATGAAAAGTAGGAAGAAGGTGGATTATCTGTGGCTTCAACTCAAAATGTGCAGCAGTGGTTGCAGGCAATACTATGCAAGATGGAAGGTTAGTGGTTATGGGTGAGAATAACTCCCTAAGAGTTTTTGAATCATCTCCTATTTCTCCCATTATGGATGGATAATCAAAACTAACAAGACGATTTTCTTTGTCACGTATCCAAGTTCTCATACACCAAgcacaaagaaataaatatatatttttttgttttttatttttatttttttatttagaaaaaataaattttaactacAACTAGTAGAAGGAAAAATTCGATTAAGAcctaatttattttcctaaaCAAGTCCCCGGCAACGGCGCCAAAaacttgttgtgaaattttaaaatactcgcaagtgtacgaaccgtaccgaagtatagttggacaagaacgaggtcAAACCCACAAGGACTTGAATGAactaggaaaattaattaaaccttaaccaaattaatcctaatctagtttaataaaaattggctgttttgaaattaaataaactaaacaaataattaaactaagcaacagatataaatcaataaaaagatgtaaacaatcaagagaaatgaattaaggttttggaatccaccTTCTAAGTCAtattagcatatatttatgatcattaatttttcccaactcactacatgataatctagaaatcaatcttgctatcatggaaaatatcatcatttaaacccttattttaaaaatcaaaagcatgttcttcttcgcttcttaagcataaaaccaaatcatcaattgtatctatagtcaaacaaatcacaagatatacccaattctaaaaatcaaatcataaattgtatccattgacagataaatcacaagagatatctaattttataatcaagaattaataaaccaagcattcaattaattaagacaaatcctaaatcatgagaaaaacatgattgaactcatatctagaattccatcttagtcaattgatatgaagcaagaacaat is part of the Quercus robur chromosome 9, dhQueRobu3.1, whole genome shotgun sequence genome and harbors:
- the LOC126701154 gene encoding uncharacterized protein LOC126701154, with protein sequence MKRKTNVPKKAFFTEQVSSIIQNKYPVKCKDPGSPTISCKIGDHLIERALLDLGASVNLLPYSVYLQLGLGDLKPTTMTLQLADRSVKIPRGIVEDVLIKVDAFYFPVDFVVLDTEPTLNASTQIHVILGRPFLVTSNALINCRSGVMKISFGNMTVKLNIFDISKQVLDNEDICEVNMIGSLVHDTFLQSSCEDPPNACLTRFDCNLDTEKSIEEVNALLDFVPLLSIDSWQPKVVRFPLSSSPFPSIVEPLKLDDFWEHQLISILQEYKEAISWRIADIKGISASMVMQRIHLEDTTKASQHVFDPADI